One genomic region from Anabaena sp. PCC 7108 encodes:
- a CDS encoding D-alanyl-D-alanine carboxypeptidase family protein: MKKAGFSEKPQNSSSGAGDDIPVALRDTPDTGSKLRVQPVVLLIGGLTGFVLLAVTSGFLFFVTAPKKAADSIPESTSSVPTPTNSPTIDNNTILGHLAYTEAPESELVPITADRRIKMRQVAAQKFQAMVQAARSAGVILTPISGFRSVKDQEQLFFDVGAQRNQTPAERASLSAPPGHSEHHTGYAVDIGDGTVPATNLQANFENTKAYQWLQANAARFGFEMSFPKGNSQGVSYEPWHWRFVGDSNSLETFYKARNLKPITTTK; this comes from the coding sequence TTGAAAAAGGCTGGGTTTTCAGAAAAACCGCAAAACTCATCGTCTGGTGCTGGAGATGATATTCCAGTAGCTTTACGCGATACTCCTGATACCGGGTCTAAGCTGCGCGTACAACCAGTAGTTTTGCTGATTGGGGGATTAACAGGATTTGTCCTACTGGCTGTAACCAGCGGGTTTTTGTTTTTTGTGACAGCACCTAAAAAAGCTGCGGATTCAATACCAGAATCAACTAGTTCTGTACCTACACCAACTAATTCCCCAACTATCGACAACAATACTATTTTGGGACATTTGGCTTACACAGAAGCACCAGAATCAGAACTAGTACCGATTACAGCAGATAGACGGATCAAAATGCGACAGGTCGCAGCACAAAAGTTTCAAGCAATGGTACAAGCTGCAAGAAGTGCAGGGGTAATCCTAACGCCAATTTCTGGCTTTCGTTCAGTTAAAGACCAAGAACAGTTATTTTTTGATGTTGGGGCGCAGCGCAATCAAACCCCTGCAGAAAGAGCCTCTCTCAGCGCTCCTCCTGGTCATAGCGAACATCACACAGGTTACGCTGTGGATATAGGAGATGGAACTGTACCAGCAACTAATCTTCAAGCTAATTTTGAGAATACTAAGGCTTATCAGTGGTTACAAGCTAATGCAGCCCGATTTGGTTTTGAGATGTCTTTTCCCAAAGGTAATTCTCAAGGTGTAAGTTATGAACCGTGGCATTGGCGTTTTGTGGGCGATAGCAATAGCTTAGAAACATTCTACAAAGCCAGAAATTTAAAACCCATCACCACAACTAAGTAG
- a CDS encoding EamA family transporter: MMHQSSGRWRLGLGLSLLTVFLWGILPIALTVTLKVLDVYTVIWFRFLISFILLLIYLFIQQKLPTLEQLRTTSGKLLAIATIFLASNYFLFMQGLALTAAANAEVIIQLATVLLGFGGLVIFKEHYTLRQWVGVSILTLGFLLFFNAQFTNLITSPRQYFFGSGLIVLGAVAWAIYALAQKQLLKSLASFHIMLIIYGGCALLFTPLAKINTVFSLDSFHLGVLLFCGLNTLIAYGAFAESLAHWEASRVSAVLALAPIVTLISVWITSKISSTLIPPENITIIGIIGALLVVSGSVAIALGKSE; this comes from the coding sequence ATGATGCATCAAAGTTCTGGTCGCTGGCGTTTAGGGCTAGGTTTATCGCTGCTGACAGTTTTTTTATGGGGAATTCTACCAATTGCTCTAACAGTAACACTAAAAGTTTTAGATGTTTACACCGTCATTTGGTTTCGGTTTTTGATATCCTTTATTTTACTTTTAATTTATTTGTTCATACAACAAAAATTACCAACTCTAGAACAATTACGTACCACTTCTGGAAAATTGTTAGCAATAGCCACAATATTTTTAGCAAGTAATTACTTCTTATTCATGCAAGGTTTAGCATTAACAGCAGCAGCTAATGCGGAAGTAATCATTCAGTTGGCTACTGTTTTATTAGGTTTTGGCGGATTAGTTATTTTTAAAGAGCATTATACACTGCGTCAGTGGGTGGGTGTAAGTATCCTAACTTTAGGTTTTTTACTGTTTTTTAATGCCCAATTTACAAATTTAATCACATCACCTCGGCAATATTTTTTTGGTAGTGGGTTAATTGTCTTAGGAGCAGTAGCATGGGCTATTTATGCTTTGGCACAAAAGCAGTTATTGAAATCTTTAGCATCCTTTCATATTATGCTGATAATTTATGGGGGATGTGCTTTATTATTCACTCCTTTAGCCAAAATAAATACAGTTTTTTCTCTTGACTCTTTCCATTTAGGAGTACTACTGTTTTGTGGATTAAATACTTTAATTGCTTATGGCGCTTTTGCTGAGTCATTAGCACATTGGGAAGCATCAAGAGTCAGCGCAGTATTAGCATTAGCTCCTATTGTGACTTTAATATCCGTTTGGATTACTTCAAAAATTTCATCCACTCTAATTCCACCAGAAAACATCACAATTATCGGAATTATTGGAGCATTATTAGTTGTTTCTGGTTCAGTAGCTATAGCTTTAGGAAAATCTGAATAA
- a CDS encoding alpha/beta hydrolase, with protein sequence MKSWFGNWSSRVKKNSLLLVLSILLPTFGISNSVMAAEKIYASYSLLEVSFPVISLEVYAKTGVIDHELNVYQQYISLEKLQELRPILLRSLKISPAVASQFLHTQQGEFLVRRLAELIQTKSHQTDSAFQALRSAMILASGEPEGLTLLNLLRKYPSSNIHINLANSLEICGKLEKLISQTNQAIALVQHKSDLEAATIQKVNLSKLPNLPTEGNFKPKKYTLKFFDFNRNRLLLTDVYLPKVQHSASVIVISHGLGLNSSNFRYLANHLASQGFAVVVPNHPNSSAKQLHPRQSLIKSNTSKLVEPGEFTDRPLDIKYILDQLEKANQFDANFKGRLNLQQVGVFGQSFGGYTALALAGAKVNFDQLKKDCTPAELRNTWNMSLMLQCRALELPTKSGEEYNLRDERVKAAIAVNPITSSIFGQAGLNQIRTPVMLVSSSEDTVAPALYEQILPFSWLTNPQKYLVLLIGGTHFSTIGNGNSGSQQVALPAEMVGDAFQARGYIKALSLPFFAAHVAKKTEYLPYLNAEYAKTISTQSLGLSLVQSLSSQELSPVLDNNFYGVIPERKLPSTIIKLGFWILDIGVSLLHVMIFL encoded by the coding sequence ATGAAAAGTTGGTTTGGTAATTGGTCCAGCAGAGTGAAAAAGAATTCGCTATTGCTGGTGCTTTCGATATTGCTGCCAACATTTGGAATTAGTAACTCTGTCATGGCAGCAGAAAAAATATATGCTTCTTATTCATTACTAGAAGTTTCCTTTCCCGTGATTAGTTTAGAAGTCTATGCCAAAACGGGAGTCATTGATCATGAATTGAACGTTTATCAGCAGTATATTTCACTTGAAAAACTCCAAGAATTAAGACCGATTTTACTCAGGTCGTTAAAAATAAGTCCTGCTGTTGCTTCACAATTTCTCCATACACAGCAAGGAGAATTTCTGGTAAGAAGGTTAGCAGAATTAATTCAAACCAAATCTCATCAAACTGATTCAGCATTTCAGGCTTTACGATCAGCAATGATTTTAGCATCTGGGGAGCCAGAAGGATTAACGTTATTAAATTTGTTACGTAAGTATCCTAGTAGTAATATTCACATTAATTTAGCTAATAGTTTAGAAATATGTGGAAAACTAGAAAAACTAATTAGTCAAACTAATCAAGCGATCGCTTTAGTTCAGCATAAATCTGATCTAGAAGCTGCTACTATCCAAAAGGTGAATCTGTCTAAATTGCCAAATTTACCAACTGAAGGCAATTTTAAACCCAAAAAGTATACACTGAAATTTTTTGACTTCAACCGGAATCGGCTATTGCTGACAGATGTTTATCTTCCTAAAGTTCAACATTCGGCCTCTGTAATTGTCATTTCTCATGGTTTAGGTTTAAACAGCAGTAATTTTCGTTATTTAGCCAATCACTTGGCTTCCCAAGGGTTTGCGGTTGTTGTTCCTAATCATCCCAATAGTAGTGCTAAACAATTGCACCCTAGACAATCTCTGATTAAGAGTAACACCAGTAAATTAGTAGAACCAGGAGAATTTACAGATAGACCATTAGATATTAAGTACATACTAGATCAACTAGAAAAAGCTAACCAGTTTGATGCCAACTTTAAAGGTCGGTTAAATCTGCAACAAGTTGGTGTATTTGGTCAATCTTTTGGTGGTTATACAGCTTTAGCTTTAGCAGGTGCAAAGGTTAACTTTGACCAGTTAAAAAAGGACTGTACACCAGCAGAACTGAGAAATACGTGGAATATGTCTTTAATGCTGCAATGTCGGGCTTTAGAATTGCCAACTAAGTCAGGAGAGGAATATAATTTGCGGGATGAAAGAGTCAAAGCAGCGATCGCAGTTAATCCTATCACTAGCTCTATTTTTGGACAAGCTGGCTTAAACCAAATTCGTACTCCTGTAATGCTTGTCAGCAGTAGTGAAGATACTGTTGCACCAGCTTTATATGAACAAATTCTACCTTTTTCTTGGTTAACAAATCCCCAAAAATATCTGGTTCTGCTGATTGGTGGAACTCATTTTTCGACAATCGGTAATGGTAATTCCGGGAGTCAACAAGTAGCCTTACCTGCGGAAATGGTTGGAGATGCTTTCCAAGCACGTGGCTATATCAAAGCTTTGAGTTTACCTTTTTTCGCAGCTCATGTGGCAAAAAAAACCGAATATCTTCCCTATCTTAACGCTGAATACGCTAAAACTATTTCTACTCAGTCTTTGGGTTTGAGTCTCGTTCAGTCTTTGAGTAGCCAAGAATTAAGTCCCGTACTAGATAATAATTTCTACGGAGTTATCCCTGAAAGAAAACTTCCTTCTACCATCATCAAGTTGGGATTTTGGATATTAGATATTGGTGTTTCCTTGCTTCATGTGATGATTTTTCTGTGA
- the truB gene encoding tRNA pseudouridine(55) synthase TruB has product MQGFLNLNKPLDWTSHDCVARVRKLLRLKRVGHAGTLDPKATGVLPIALGKATRLLQYLPGEKAYKATIRLGISTTTDDLEGEVITSQPCPGLNLAAIKTALGEFIGKIEQIPPSYSAIQVEGKRLYDLARKGQIVQAPTRTVEVLQIEVLDWRDGDFPELDIAIACGAGTYIRAIARDLGMVLNTGGTLAALIRTVSSGFNLQDSLTLTELETQLSAQTFQLMAPDAPLQHLPFVSLPSTAAKKWCQGQQVPINLDILGLVRVYEETRFLGIGQLQENIIIPQMVFEPIS; this is encoded by the coding sequence GTGCAAGGCTTTCTTAACCTCAACAAACCACTTGACTGGACTTCTCACGACTGTGTAGCGCGGGTGAGAAAACTGCTGCGTCTCAAACGGGTAGGACACGCAGGAACATTAGATCCTAAAGCTACAGGTGTGTTACCCATCGCTTTGGGTAAAGCCACGAGATTATTACAATATCTACCAGGTGAAAAAGCTTACAAAGCTACTATCCGTCTTGGTATAAGTACTACTACTGATGATTTAGAAGGGGAAGTGATCACTTCTCAACCTTGTCCTGGGTTAAATTTAGCAGCAATAAAAACTGCACTTGGTGAATTTATCGGCAAAATTGAGCAAATTCCTCCTAGTTACAGTGCTATTCAAGTAGAGGGAAAAAGACTGTATGATTTAGCACGAAAAGGGCAAATTGTCCAAGCACCTACGCGGACAGTTGAAGTTTTGCAGATAGAAGTTTTAGACTGGCGTGATGGGGATTTTCCTGAACTAGATATAGCAATTGCTTGTGGTGCGGGAACATATATTCGTGCGATCGCTCGTGATTTAGGTATGGTATTAAATACAGGTGGTACTCTCGCAGCTTTAATACGTACAGTCAGCAGCGGTTTCAATTTACAAGATAGTCTCACTCTCACCGAGTTAGAAACCCAATTGTCAGCCCAGACATTTCAACTAATGGCTCCAGATGCACCTTTGCAACATTTACCCTTTGTAAGTTTACCATCAACAGCAGCTAAAAAATGGTGTCAAGGTCAACAAGTTCCTATCAATCTTGATATTTTGGGATTAGTGCGAGTTTATGAAGAAACTCGTTTTTTAGGAATTGGACAATTACAAGAAAATATCATAATTCCGCAAATGGTTTTTGAACCAATTTCTTAA
- a CDS encoding glycosyltransferase yields MDVAVIITLFNGEKWIRQTLESVLSQEDPPSEVVVVDDGSEDNSPEIVRAFSGVTGV; encoded by the coding sequence ATGGATGTTGCCGTTATTATCACATTATTCAATGGAGAAAAATGGATTCGTCAAACTCTAGAATCTGTTTTATCTCAAGAAGATCCTCCATCAGAAGTTGTTGTTGTGGATGATGGTTCAGAGGATAATTCTCCAGAGATAGTTAGAGCGTTTTCAGGGGTTACTGGAGTTTAG
- the trxB gene encoding thioredoxin-disulfide reductase, translating into MIKPTVENLVIIGSGPAGYTAAIYAGRANLKPVVFEGFQAGGLPGGQLMTTTEVENFPGFPQGITGPELMDNMKAQAERWGAQLYTEDVISVDLSQRPFIIRSQEREVKAHSLVIATGATAKRLGLPSEHEFWSRGISACAICDGATPIFRGAELVVIGAGDSAAEEAIYLTKYGDQVNLLVRSEKMRASKAMQDRVLSNPKIQVHWHTEAVDVFGNGQMAGVKVRNNQTGEVSELPAKGLFYAIGHQPNTSLFQGQLQLDEVGYIITKDGGVETSIDGVFAAGDVQDHEFRQAITAAGTGCMAAMLAERWLSGKGLIQEFHQIQSQELEAQPEDKKTETAAEFNLKTTRHEGGYALRKLFHESDRLMLVKYVSPGCGPCHTLKPILNKVVDEFDGRIHFVEIDIDKDRDIAENAGVTGTPTVQLFKNQELVKEVKGVKQKSEYRQLIEGNL; encoded by the coding sequence ATGATTAAACCTACAGTAGAAAACTTGGTAATTATCGGTTCTGGTCCAGCAGGATATACGGCGGCTATATATGCAGGACGTGCTAATTTAAAACCTGTTGTCTTTGAAGGGTTCCAAGCTGGAGGTTTACCGGGTGGACAATTGATGACAACGACAGAAGTTGAGAACTTTCCCGGCTTTCCCCAAGGTATTACCGGGCCGGAACTGATGGATAATATGAAAGCCCAGGCGGAACGGTGGGGGGCGCAATTATATACGGAAGATGTGATCTCAGTTGATTTGAGTCAGCGCCCTTTTATTATCCGTTCCCAAGAAAGGGAAGTAAAGGCGCATAGCTTGGTAATTGCTACTGGTGCAACAGCCAAGCGGTTGGGTTTACCTAGCGAACATGAATTTTGGAGTCGGGGAATTTCTGCTTGTGCAATTTGTGATGGTGCAACTCCAATTTTTCGTGGTGCAGAGTTAGTTGTAATTGGTGCAGGTGATTCAGCAGCGGAAGAGGCAATTTATTTAACTAAGTATGGAGATCAGGTGAATTTGCTGGTGCGTTCGGAAAAAATGCGGGCTTCTAAAGCAATGCAAGACCGGGTTTTGAGTAATCCGAAAATTCAAGTACACTGGCACACAGAGGCTGTGGATGTCTTTGGAAATGGTCAGATGGCTGGGGTGAAAGTCCGCAATAATCAAACTGGGGAAGTGAGCGAATTACCTGCCAAGGGTTTATTTTACGCCATTGGTCATCAGCCCAATACTAGCTTATTTCAAGGGCAATTACAATTGGATGAGGTGGGGTACATTATTACTAAAGATGGTGGCGTAGAGACTAGTATAGATGGGGTATTTGCTGCTGGTGATGTGCAAGACCATGAATTTCGCCAAGCTATTACGGCGGCGGGTACTGGTTGTATGGCGGCGATGTTAGCGGAACGGTGGTTATCTGGGAAAGGTTTAATTCAAGAGTTTCATCAAATCCAGAGTCAGGAATTGGAAGCCCAACCAGAAGATAAAAAAACAGAAACAGCAGCGGAGTTTAATTTGAAAACAACACGCCATGAAGGTGGTTATGCCTTAAGGAAATTATTCCATGAGAGCGATCGCTTGATGTTGGTCAAATATGTATCTCCTGGTTGTGGTCCTTGCCATACACTCAAACCTATTTTAAATAAAGTGGTTGATGAATTTGACGGTAGAATCCATTTTGTCGAAATCGACATTGACAAAGATAGAGATATTGCTGAAAATGCTGGAGTTACCGGCACACCGACGGTGCAACTATTTAAAAATCAAGAACTAGTGAAGGAAGTTAAAGGGGTGAAGCAAAAAAGCGAATATCGACAATTGATAGAGGGTAATTTGTAG
- a CDS encoding phycobilisome rod-core linker polypeptide, translating to MSVKASGGSSVARPQLYQTLPVATISQAEQQDRFLGKGELSELGSYFASGAKRLEIAQILTENSEIIVSRAANRIFVGGSPMAFLEKPQERELAMVGAGGMSVQEGMALGTVTYVESRGGFFENLRSIFNTSASGPAPVGFRPINVARYGPSNMAKSLRDLSWFLRYATYAIVAGDPNIISVNTRGLREIIENACSGEATIVALQEIKAAALSYFRKDAAATEIVTQYMDVLLTEFQAPTPSTKVRQRPSGDQQGLQLPQIYFNAAERRPKYVMKPGLSSSEKTEIVKAAYRQVFERDITRAYSLSISDLESKVKNGEISMKEFIRRLAKSPLYQKQFYQPFINSRVIELAFRHILGRGPSSREEVQKYFSIVSKGGLPALVNALVDSNEYSDYFGEETVPYLRGLGQEAQECRNWGQQQDLFNYSAPFRKVPQFITTFAAYEQPLPDQHPYGSGNDPLEIQFGAIFPKETRNPSSSPAPFGKDTRRILIHQGPGINNQLSNPRARSVAPGTLGAKVFKLDQLPGTIGKKAATGASVKFSESSTQAVIKACYLQVFGRDVYEGQRLKVAEIKLENGEITVREFVKMLAKSDLFRKMYWTSLYVCKAIEYIHRRLLGRPTYGRQENNKYFDIAAKKGFYAVVDAIIDSEEYSQAFNEDTVPYERYLTPAGVSLRQLRVGTIREDVANVEKQETPRFVELGAVTEMRTEPDIDFRMNQGVSKQREQTKVFKLTAVSNDKIAAETVISGAYRQIFERDIAPYISKNEFTVLESKLVNGEISVKEFIQGLGYSNLYLKEFYTPYPNTKVIELGTKHFLGRAPIDQAEIRKYNQILATQGIRAFISEMVDSAEYRQVFGEDTVPYRRFPTLPAANFPNTEKLYNQLTKQNDDVVVPSFETLKPRIKTENTPMLANAIADLATQAKKIDKSNPLFIELGRSYNDGRGQSVEVGVGTSRRKPARIYRATTGTNSPETNQVINAIYCQVMDVFSGQVPTYFRRSELDSKLRNGEITVREFVIELASSDIYRKRFYTPYPNTKVIEFLFRHLLGRAPATQGEIRQYNKLLADSGLRAAVEAMVNSSEYARYFGEDVVPYNRYPSLPAGNYLGSVQAAADLVKQSWSSLSPAVLTGRPSNR from the coding sequence ATGAGTGTTAAGGCAAGTGGTGGAAGCTCCGTTGCGCGTCCGCAACTATATCAAACATTACCAGTAGCGACTATTTCCCAAGCGGAACAACAAGACCGCTTTTTGGGAAAAGGCGAACTGAGTGAATTGGGAAGTTATTTTGCATCTGGTGCAAAGCGTTTAGAAATTGCCCAGATTCTCACAGAAAATTCCGAGATCATCGTCTCTCGTGCTGCTAACCGGATTTTTGTCGGTGGCTCACCAATGGCTTTCTTAGAAAAGCCCCAAGAGCGAGAACTAGCAATGGTTGGCGCTGGTGGGATGAGTGTGCAAGAGGGCATGGCACTAGGAACTGTTACCTACGTTGAAAGTCGTGGTGGTTTCTTTGAAAACCTGCGTTCTATTTTCAATACTTCTGCCAGTGGACCAGCACCTGTAGGCTTTAGACCCATTAACGTAGCTCGTTATGGGCCTAGCAACATGGCTAAGAGCTTACGGGACTTGTCCTGGTTCTTGCGTTATGCTACCTATGCGATCGTAGCTGGCGATCCTAACATCATCTCTGTCAACACCAGAGGTTTGCGGGAAATTATTGAAAATGCTTGTTCTGGAGAAGCAACCATAGTAGCTTTGCAGGAAATCAAAGCAGCAGCTTTGTCTTATTTCCGTAAAGATGCCGCAGCCACAGAAATTGTGACTCAGTACATGGATGTGTTGCTGACAGAATTCCAAGCCCCTACACCTTCAACCAAAGTCCGTCAACGTCCTTCCGGCGACCAACAAGGATTACAACTGCCGCAAATTTACTTTAATGCCGCAGAACGTCGTCCCAAGTACGTTATGAAGCCAGGATTGTCTTCTAGCGAAAAGACAGAAATCGTCAAAGCGGCTTATCGTCAAGTGTTTGAGCGCGATATTACCCGTGCTTACAGCTTGTCTATTTCTGACTTGGAATCCAAAGTTAAAAATGGCGAAATCTCCATGAAGGAGTTTATTCGTCGTCTTGCTAAATCTCCCCTTTACCAAAAACAGTTTTATCAGCCTTTTATTAACAGCCGGGTAATTGAGTTGGCTTTCCGTCACATTTTAGGACGGGGTCCAAGTAGTCGTGAAGAAGTGCAAAAATACTTCTCCATTGTTTCCAAAGGCGGTTTACCAGCTTTAGTTAATGCCTTAGTAGATTCCAACGAATACAGCGATTACTTTGGTGAAGAAACAGTTCCCTACCTTCGGGGTCTGGGTCAAGAAGCTCAAGAATGTCGCAACTGGGGACAACAGCAAGACCTCTTTAATTACAGTGCGCCTTTCCGTAAGGTTCCTCAGTTTATTACAACTTTTGCTGCTTACGAACAGCCATTACCCGACCAACATCCCTACGGTTCTGGTAATGACCCCTTGGAAATTCAATTTGGGGCGATTTTCCCCAAAGAAACCCGCAACCCCAGCAGCAGCCCTGCACCCTTTGGTAAAGATACCCGCCGGATTTTGATTCACCAAGGACCTGGTATCAATAACCAACTCAGCAATCCTCGTGCTAGGAGTGTAGCTCCTGGGACTTTGGGCGCAAAGGTGTTCAAGTTAGACCAGTTACCTGGAACTATTGGCAAAAAAGCGGCTACAGGTGCAAGTGTTAAATTCTCTGAAAGCTCTACCCAAGCGGTAATTAAGGCTTGTTACTTGCAAGTTTTCGGTCGTGACGTTTACGAAGGTCAACGCCTGAAAGTTGCAGAAATTAAGCTGGAAAACGGCGAAATCACTGTCCGCGAGTTTGTCAAAATGTTGGCGAAGTCGGATTTATTCCGCAAGATGTACTGGACTTCTCTCTATGTCTGTAAAGCCATTGAGTACATTCACCGTCGCTTGTTGGGTCGTCCTACTTACGGTCGTCAAGAAAACAATAAGTATTTTGACATTGCTGCTAAGAAGGGCTTCTATGCGGTCGTTGATGCCATCATTGACAGTGAAGAATACAGCCAAGCATTTAATGAAGATACAGTTCCTTACGAACGCTATCTAACGCCTGCAGGTGTGTCTTTACGTCAATTGCGCGTGGGTACTATCCGCGAAGATGTGGCGAATGTTGAAAAACAAGAAACACCTCGCTTTGTGGAATTGGGTGCAGTTACAGAAATGCGGACTGAGCCAGATATTGATTTCCGCATGAACCAAGGTGTTAGCAAGCAACGTGAGCAAACCAAGGTCTTTAAGCTGACAGCAGTTAGCAATGACAAGATTGCTGCTGAAACCGTGATTAGCGGTGCTTACCGTCAGATTTTTGAGCGTGATATTGCTCCTTACATTTCTAAGAACGAATTCACAGTTCTAGAAAGTAAGTTGGTGAATGGTGAAATTAGTGTTAAGGAATTTATTCAAGGTTTGGGTTACTCTAATCTGTACCTGAAGGAGTTCTACACACCTTACCCCAACACCAAAGTAATTGAGTTGGGTACTAAGCATTTCTTGGGTCGCGCCCCTATTGATCAGGCAGAAATTCGCAAATATAACCAAATTTTAGCTACTCAAGGTATTCGTGCCTTTATTAGCGAGATGGTAGATAGTGCGGAATATCGTCAGGTGTTTGGTGAGGATACTGTTCCTTATCGTCGCTTCCCAACTCTACCAGCGGCTAACTTCCCCAATACCGAGAAGCTTTACAACCAGCTAACCAAGCAAAATGATGACGTGGTTGTTCCTAGCTTTGAAACTCTGAAGCCACGGATTAAAACTGAGAATACGCCAATGTTAGCGAATGCGATCGCTGATTTGGCGACTCAAGCCAAGAAAATCGACAAGAGCAACCCCTTGTTTATTGAGTTGGGTCGTTCTTACAACGATGGTCGTGGTCAGTCTGTAGAAGTTGGTGTGGGTACAAGTCGTCGCAAACCAGCTCGGATTTACCGCGCTACCACTGGGACAAATTCCCCAGAAACCAATCAGGTAATTAATGCTATCTACTGTCAGGTAATGGACGTATTTAGCGGGCAAGTACCTACCTATTTCCGTCGTTCTGAATTAGATAGCAAATTACGTAACGGTGAAATTACCGTCCGTGAGTTTGTCATCGAACTAGCTAGTTCAGATATCTATCGCAAGCGTTTCTACACTCCCTATCCCAACACCAAGGTGATTGAATTCCTATTCCGTCACCTATTGGGTCGCGCACCAGCTACCCAAGGCGAAATCCGTCAATATAACAAATTATTGGCCGATAGCGGTTTAAGGGCTGCTGTAGAGGCAATGGTTAATAGTTCTGAGTATGCTCGGTACTTTGGTGAAGATGTTGTACCTTACAACCGCTATCCTTCCTTACCAGCAGGTAACTACCTTGGTAGTGTACAGGCAGCAGCAGACTTGGTTAAACAATCCTGGTCTAGCTTATCCCCCGCTGTTTTAACCGGTCGTCCTAGCAACAGATAG
- the apcA gene encoding allophycocyanin subunit alpha: MSIVTKAIVNADAEARYLSPGELDRIKGFVAGGAQRLRIAQVLTENRERIVKGAGDQLFQKRPDVVSPGGNAYGQEMTATCLRDLDYYLRLVTYGIVSGDVTPIEEIGIVGVREMYKSLGTPIDAVAGGVAAMKNVAATLLSSEDAGEAGSYFDYVVGAMQ, translated from the coding sequence ATGAGTATCGTCACGAAAGCCATCGTGAATGCTGATGCAGAAGCTCGCTACCTCAGCCCCGGTGAATTAGATAGAATCAAAGGTTTTGTTGCTGGTGGCGCACAACGTCTCCGCATCGCTCAAGTATTGACCGAAAACCGCGAGCGCATTGTTAAAGGTGCTGGCGACCAACTATTCCAAAAACGTCCTGATGTTGTTTCCCCCGGTGGTAACGCTTACGGTCAAGAAATGACAGCTACCTGCCTGCGTGACCTTGACTACTACCTCCGTCTCGTTACCTACGGAATCGTTTCTGGTGATGTTACCCCCATCGAAGAAATCGGTATCGTTGGTGTACGCGAAATGTACAAATCTTTGGGTACTCCCATTGATGCAGTTGCTGGTGGCGTTGCCGCTATGAAGAACGTTGCTGCTACTCTGTTGTCTTCTGAAGACGCTGGTGAAGCTGGTTCTTACTTCGACTACGTTGTTGGTGCAATGCAGTAG
- the apcB gene encoding allophycocyanin subunit beta, translating into MQDAITSVINSSDVQGKYLDTAALEKLKGYFATGELRVRAAQTISANAAAIVKEAVAKSLLYSDITRPGGNMYTTRRYAACIRDLDYYLRYSTYAMLAGDASILDERVLNGLKETYNSLGVPVGATVQAIGSMKEVTASLVGPDAGKEMGVYFDYISSGLS; encoded by the coding sequence ATGCAAGACGCAATTACCTCCGTTATCAATTCTTCAGACGTTCAAGGTAAGTACCTTGATACCGCTGCTCTCGAAAAGCTAAAAGGCTACTTCGCTACTGGTGAACTGCGCGTTCGTGCGGCTCAAACCATCAGTGCTAACGCTGCTGCGATCGTTAAAGAAGCTGTAGCTAAGTCCTTGTTGTACTCTGACATCACCCGTCCCGGTGGTAATATGTACACCACTCGTCGTTACGCAGCTTGTATCCGTGACTTGGATTACTACTTGCGTTATTCTACCTACGCTATGTTGGCTGGCGATGCATCCATTTTGGATGAGCGTGTATTGAACGGTTTGAAAGAAACTTACAACTCCTTGGGAGTACCCGTAGGCGCTACCGTTCAAGCTATCGGCTCTATGAAGGAAGTAACCGCTAGTTTGGTTGGTCCTGACGCTGGTAAAGAAATGGGCGTTTACTTCGACTATATCTCCTCTGGCTTGAGCTAG
- a CDS encoding phycobilisome linker polypeptide, which yields MSRLFKITACVPSLTRTRTQRELQNTYFTKLVPYENWFREQQRIQKMGGKIVKVELATGKQGMNTGLS from the coding sequence ATGTCCCGGTTGTTTAAAATCACTGCTTGTGTTCCTAGTCTAACTCGTACTCGCACCCAACGCGAATTACAAAATACTTACTTTACTAAGTTAGTTCCTTATGAAAACTGGTTCCGTGAACAACAACGGATTCAAAAAATGGGTGGCAAAATTGTTAAAGTGGAATTGGCAACTGGTAAACAAGGTATGAATACTGGTTTGTCTTAA